A single window of Syntrophorhabdus sp. DNA harbors:
- a CDS encoding acetyl-CoA hydrolase/transferase family protein codes for MKRWTTRYNERLCGADEAVSGISSGDRVILSHAAGEPRTLPGALVKRADSLRNVEVVHMVSMGEALYCRPEHADSFRHVAFFGGPPTREAIWDNRGDYIPISFGNIPNLLETLLPVDVAMITVSPPDGNGYCSLGISVDYTKKAVETAKTVMAEVNPHMPRTLGNSFVHVDDIDHFVEVDTPIHELKAVELTDVEKNIGRHVVELIEDGCCLQLGIGGIPDAVLMFLTDFKDLGIHSEMVSDGVKHLVEKGVITGRKKTIHKGKVVVTFLMGSRSFYDWVHDNPIIEMHTVDYTNSPYVVAQNKKMVAINSALEVDLLGQVCADTLGARQFSGVGGQLDFVRGAGMAEGGKAVIALPSVAKGGVSRIVPVLKQGAAVTTSRNDVDYVVTDQGVAALKGRAVRERMRALINVASPDAREELARQAYEIYHVLV; via the coding sequence ATGAAGCGATGGACCACGCGCTACAATGAGAGACTCTGTGGTGCTGATGAGGCGGTCAGCGGAATCTCGTCGGGTGACAGGGTGATCCTTTCCCACGCGGCCGGAGAGCCGAGGACGCTTCCGGGCGCTCTCGTGAAGAGGGCCGATTCCCTGAGAAACGTCGAGGTGGTCCACATGGTGTCCATGGGTGAGGCGCTTTACTGCCGCCCGGAACACGCGGACAGCTTCCGCCACGTCGCTTTTTTCGGAGGTCCCCCCACAAGGGAGGCCATATGGGACAACCGGGGCGATTATATCCCGATAAGCTTCGGCAATATCCCGAACCTCCTCGAAACCCTTCTGCCTGTGGACGTGGCCATGATCACCGTTTCCCCGCCCGACGGGAACGGTTACTGCAGTCTCGGAATCTCCGTCGACTACACGAAGAAGGCTGTGGAAACGGCAAAGACGGTCATGGCGGAGGTCAACCCCCATATGCCGCGCACCCTGGGGAATTCCTTCGTCCATGTGGACGACATCGACCACTTTGTCGAGGTCGACACCCCCATCCATGAACTGAAGGCCGTTGAACTCACCGATGTCGAGAAGAATATAGGCAGGCATGTCGTGGAACTCATCGAGGACGGTTGCTGCCTCCAGCTGGGCATAGGAGGCATACCGGACGCGGTCCTCATGTTCCTCACCGATTTCAAGGATCTAGGCATCCATTCCGAGATGGTCTCGGACGGGGTCAAACACCTTGTAGAAAAGGGAGTGATCACGGGAAGGAAAAAGACCATCCACAAGGGGAAGGTCGTCGTCACTTTCCTGATGGGCTCCAGAAGTTTCTACGACTGGGTCCATGACAACCCCATCATAGAGATGCACACCGTTGATTACACCAACAGCCCCTACGTTGTCGCGCAGAACAAGAAAATGGTTGCCATCAACTCCGCCCTCGAGGTGGACCTGCTCGGGCAGGTCTGCGCGGATACACTCGGGGCCAGGCAGTTCAGCGGGGTGGGAGGGCAGCTTGATTTCGTCAGGGGCGCAGGCATGGCGGAAGGGGGCAAGGCCGTCATCGCCCTTCCGTCGGTCGCGAAAGGCGGGGTATCCCGCATAGTCCCGGTTCTCAAGCAGGGCGCCGCGGTCACCACCTCCCGCAATGACGTGGACTACGTCGTCACCGATCAGGGAGTGGCCGCCCTGAAGGGAAGGGCCGTCCGGGAGAGGATGAGGGCCCTCATCAATGTCGCTAGCCCCGACGCCCGCGAGGAACTCGCCAGACAGGCATACGAGATATATCATGTGCTGGTTTGA